One part of the Rutidosis leptorrhynchoides isolate AG116_Rl617_1_P2 chromosome 1, CSIRO_AGI_Rlap_v1, whole genome shotgun sequence genome encodes these proteins:
- the LOC139897764 gene encoding uncharacterized protein, which yields MPIYFVSKVLQQSEVNYPPIEKLVYVLTHTARRLRRYFQAHSILVMTDQPIKHILRNPESSGRLAKWAIQLGEYEINFSPRQAVKGQILADFLLETTEKVDHSPNVTASNHVWELHTDGASSEQGVGAGLVLTSPEGEEHTYALRFYFYASNNETEYEALLSGLRIASEIGIKHLRAYVDSQIVAEQVNGAFEAKDASMKQYLQLVEKISKHFESLEVVQIPRNKNKKADVLSKLATLTFNHLHKKFLVEVLKDKSVDENIVVATVEEKESC from the coding sequence ATGCCTATATACTTTGTCAGTAAAGTATTGCAACAGAGTGAAGTTAACTATCCACCAATTGAAAAATTGGTGTATGTTTTAACACACACAGCTAGGCGACTCAGGCGATATTTTCAGGCACATTCAATCCTGGTAATGACAGACCAGCCGATAAAGCATATTTTGAGAAATCCAGAGTCATCAGGACGACTAGCGAAATGGGCAATTCAATTGGGAgaatatgaaataaatttttcgCCTCGAcaagcagtcaaaggtcaaattttggcagattttttATTAGAAACAACAGAAAAGGTCGATCATTCGCCAAACGTTACAGCTAGTAATCATGTTTGGGAGTTGCACACTGATGGTGCATCAAGTGAGCAAGGTGTTGGTGCAGGGTTAGTACTTACTAGCCCAGAGGGTGAGGAGCATACGTATGCATTGAGGTTTTACTTCTATGCATCTAATAATGAAacagaatatgaagcattgctttcTGGCCTCCGCATAGCGTCAGAAATAGGAATAAAACATTTGCGTGCATATGTCGATTCTCAAATTGTAGCAGAGCAGGTTAATGGAGCGTTTGAAGCCAAAGACGCCTCTATGAAACAGTATTTGCAATTAGTTGAGAAAATATCAAAACATTTCGAAAGCTTAGAGGTCGTGCAGATACCAAGAAATAAAAACAAGAAGGCAGATGTTTTGAGCAAATTAGCAACATTAACATTTAATCATTTGCATAAGAAATTTTTGGTGGAGGTCTTAAAAGATAAATCGGTTGATGAAAATATAGTGGTTGCAACAGTTGAAGAAAAGGAATCATGTTAG